Proteins encoded in a region of the Streptomyces liliiviolaceus genome:
- a CDS encoding class II aldolase/adducin family protein, giving the protein MNDPRPNDPRTELAAAGAHLAALGLSPGSSGNLSVREGSRIYLTPTGTDLARVDPDALSVLDLSGAHLDGPKPSKEFPLHTAFYRRDASARAVVHLHSRHAAAVSCLPAWHERSAIPPLTPYFVMRVGQTPLLPYAAPGDSGQADLMESLPFPFRAALLQNHGPVVAGPSMSLAVESAVELEEVSALFLALGERAPRLLSAEEIAPLARKYGAPWTVAG; this is encoded by the coding sequence ATGAACGACCCGCGACCGAACGACCCGCGGACCGAACTCGCGGCCGCGGGCGCCCACCTCGCCGCGCTCGGCCTCAGCCCCGGCTCCTCCGGCAACCTGAGCGTCCGCGAGGGCTCCCGGATCTATCTGACTCCCACCGGTACGGACCTGGCCCGCGTCGATCCCGACGCGCTCAGCGTCCTCGATCTGTCGGGGGCACACCTCGACGGGCCGAAGCCGTCCAAGGAATTCCCGCTGCACACGGCGTTCTACCGCCGCGACGCGTCGGCCCGGGCCGTCGTCCACCTGCACTCCCGCCATGCGGCGGCCGTGTCGTGTCTGCCCGCCTGGCACGAGCGGAGCGCCATACCCCCGCTGACGCCGTACTTCGTCATGCGCGTCGGCCAGACTCCCCTGCTGCCCTACGCCGCGCCCGGCGACAGCGGGCAGGCCGACCTGATGGAGTCCCTGCCGTTCCCGTTCCGGGCGGCGCTGCTGCAGAACCACGGCCCGGTCGTCGCGGGCCCCTCGATGTCCCTGGCGGTGGAGTCGGCGGTGGAGCTGGAAGAGGTCTCCGCGCTCTTCCTCGCCCTCGGCGAACGCGCCCCGCGACTCCTGTCGGCCGAGGAGATCGCACCGCTGGCGCGGAAGTACGGCGCGCCGTGGACCGTGGCCGGCTGA
- a CDS encoding SDR family NAD(P)-dependent oxidoreductase, producing MTASRIALVTGANQGLGRALVEGLAARLGPQDVVLLTGRSHGRVAEAAREVARAPGTRSRVEGRVLDVSDREAIARLAGELRTRHGGVDIVLSNAIARLLPEDSQAERADEFIDVSNTATHAILRSFGPVLRPGGRLLVVASTLGTLGHLDPRLHHLFDGASLDEVEDAVESWRCAVHAGTAEEAGWPRWLNVPSKVAQVAAVRAVAAERRHGDLADGTLIASVCPGMVDTATSRPWFSDYSQARSPARAARAVLDLVLAERVEPDHYGELVRFGEVLPWYSGTPPTEQDRILTP from the coding sequence ATGACCGCTTCACGCATCGCCCTCGTCACGGGGGCCAACCAAGGGCTCGGCCGCGCTCTCGTCGAGGGGCTGGCGGCCCGCCTGGGCCCGCAGGACGTGGTCCTGCTCACCGGGCGCAGCCATGGCCGCGTCGCGGAGGCCGCCCGCGAGGTGGCGCGGGCGCCCGGTACGCGCAGCCGGGTGGAGGGCCGGGTGCTGGACGTCTCCGACCGCGAGGCCATCGCCCGCCTCGCCGGCGAACTGCGGACGCGGCACGGCGGGGTCGACATCGTCCTCTCCAACGCCATCGCCCGTCTGCTGCCCGAGGACTCCCAGGCCGAGCGGGCCGACGAGTTCATCGACGTCTCCAACACCGCCACCCACGCGATCCTGCGTTCCTTCGGGCCCGTCCTGCGTCCCGGCGGCCGGTTGCTCGTAGTGGCCAGCACCCTGGGCACCCTCGGACATCTCGACCCGCGGCTGCACCACCTGTTCGACGGCGCGAGCCTCGACGAGGTCGAGGACGCCGTCGAGTCCTGGCGGTGTGCCGTTCACGCCGGAACCGCGGAGGAGGCGGGCTGGCCGCGCTGGTTGAACGTGCCGTCCAAGGTGGCCCAGGTCGCCGCCGTCCGCGCGGTCGCCGCCGAACGCCGCCACGGCGATCTCGCCGACGGGACCCTGATCGCCTCCGTGTGCCCCGGCATGGTCGACACCGCCACCTCGCGCCCCTGGTTCAGCGACTACAGCCAGGCCCGGTCGCCCGCCCGGGCCGCCCGCGCGGTGCTCGACCTGGTCCTCGCCGAGCGGGTCGAGCCCGACCACTACGGCGAGCTGGTCCGCTTCGGAGAGGTCCTGCCCTGGTACAGCGGCACGCCCCCGACGGAGCAGGACCGGATTCTCACGCCCTGA
- a CDS encoding LysR family transcriptional regulator: MDFTQVSLTALRVFRAVAEQGTFTAAAVSLGYTQSAVSRQIASIERAAGTELLERRRDGVRLTAAGHVVMRRATVVLDEIDATARELSGLPGQAGTVRLGWFPSAGAVLLPEALSELRRTDPGLHVVSREGSTPALVRALRAGSLDLALLAAAPPFRAPDAESPPLALETLTERALCLAVPAAHPLARGDHVDVTALRGQRWIAGSATGGDRLLGVWPGLDERPDIAHTARDWLAKLRLVAAGCGLTTVPASLAAAAPPGVRVLPVRGGPQEQRRLLLARLPHPPADPVTRVAAALRAAARA; the protein is encoded by the coding sequence ATGGACTTCACGCAGGTGTCACTGACCGCGCTCCGCGTCTTCCGCGCGGTCGCGGAACAGGGGACCTTCACCGCGGCGGCGGTGTCGCTCGGCTACACCCAGTCGGCGGTCTCCCGGCAGATCGCCTCCATCGAACGGGCGGCGGGCACGGAGCTGTTGGAGCGGCGGCGCGACGGGGTGCGGCTGACCGCCGCCGGCCATGTCGTCATGCGGCGCGCGACGGTCGTGCTCGACGAGATCGACGCGACCGCGCGCGAGCTGTCCGGCCTGCCCGGCCAGGCCGGGACCGTCCGGCTGGGCTGGTTTCCCAGCGCGGGAGCGGTGCTCCTGCCCGAGGCGCTGTCGGAGCTGCGCCGCACCGACCCCGGCCTGCACGTCGTCAGCAGGGAGGGCAGCACTCCGGCGCTCGTACGGGCCCTGCGCGCCGGAAGTCTCGATCTGGCCCTGCTGGCGGCGGCGCCCCCGTTCCGCGCGCCGGACGCGGAGTCGCCCCCGCTGGCGCTGGAGACGCTCACGGAACGCGCGCTGTGTCTCGCGGTGCCCGCCGCCCATCCGCTGGCCCGCGGCGACCACGTCGACGTGACCGCTCTGCGGGGGCAGCGCTGGATCGCCGGATCCGCCACCGGAGGGGACCGGTTGCTGGGGGTGTGGCCCGGTCTGGACGAGCGTCCCGACATCGCCCACACGGCCCGCGACTGGCTGGCGAAACTGCGGCTCGTCGCCGCCGGCTGCGGACTGACGACGGTGCCCGCCTCGCTCGCCGCCGCCGCACCGCCGGGGGTACGCGTCCTGCCCGTGCGCGGTGGGCCCCAGGAGCAGCGGCGTCTGCTGCTGGCCCGTCTTCCGCACCCGCCGGCCGACCCCGTCACGCGGGTGGCGGCAGCGCTCCGTGCCGCGGCCCGGGCGTGA
- a CDS encoding lytic polysaccharide monooxygenase auxiliary activity family 9 protein, giving the protein MTCHDRVNPSRTTLVLSLLAAVLLCLIPWSAPAHAHGSVVDPASRNYGCWLRWGSDFQNPAMAQEDPMCWQAWQDNPNAMWNWNGLYRNGSAGDFEAVIPDGQLCSAGHTESGRYNSLDAVGAWKTTDIGANFTVKLYDQANHGADYILVYVTRQGLDPTTQPLNWDDMQLVARTGKYAPSQNYAIDVSTSGLSGRHVVYTIWQASHMDQTFFMCSDVNFR; this is encoded by the coding sequence TTGACTTGTCATGATCGCGTCAATCCTTCGCGGACGACCCTTGTCCTGAGCCTCCTCGCCGCCGTGCTGCTCTGCCTGATCCCCTGGAGCGCACCGGCCCACGCCCACGGTTCGGTGGTCGACCCGGCGTCCCGCAACTACGGCTGCTGGCTCCGCTGGGGAAGCGACTTCCAGAACCCCGCCATGGCACAGGAGGACCCCATGTGCTGGCAGGCGTGGCAGGACAACCCGAACGCCATGTGGAACTGGAACGGCCTCTACCGCAACGGCTCCGCCGGTGACTTCGAGGCGGTGATCCCCGACGGGCAGCTGTGCAGCGCCGGCCACACCGAGAGCGGCCGCTACAACTCCCTCGACGCCGTGGGCGCCTGGAAGACGACGGACATCGGCGCCAACTTCACCGTGAAGCTGTACGACCAGGCCAACCACGGCGCCGACTACATACTCGTCTATGTCACCCGCCAGGGCCTCGACCCCACCACCCAGCCCCTGAACTGGGACGACATGCAACTGGTCGCGCGGACGGGCAAGTACGCCCCCAGCCAGAACTACGCCATCGACGTGAGCACTTCCGGCCTCAGTGGCCGCCACGTCGTCTACACGATCTGGCAGGCGTCGCACATGGACCAGACGTTCTTCATGTGCAGCGATGTGAACTTCCGCTGA
- a CDS encoding sensor histidine kinase, producing MDALLIGISLLDIWVHVEADDPERRAVAVLAAAALSLRRHLPLVAFLCALPATLVSDAVFATLAALYALASLSRSRVLLVVCALMFAACDITWWMWPSPAFADFSDPSDLITVTYSLATAAAPVFLGQLVQARRELSLRLAEISQAREHGRELLAQSVLAKERAQLAREMHDVVSHQVSLIAVRAGALQVGSREPMAQEAAATIRRLSVQTLEELRHMVSVLRAAGSRPTELTPQPSLADLQRLVDTSGIETELHTDLPDALPATIQRAVYRTVQEALTNVRKHAPGAKAAIRIRLAEGTVRAAVTNTAPTRPALLLPGAHHGLAGLRQRAELLGGTVIAGPAPDGGYELHLCLPLQQTR from the coding sequence ATGGACGCCCTGCTCATCGGTATCTCCCTGCTGGACATCTGGGTGCACGTCGAAGCCGACGACCCGGAGCGCAGAGCCGTCGCGGTACTGGCCGCGGCGGCGCTGTCGCTGCGACGCCATCTCCCGCTGGTGGCCTTCCTGTGCGCCCTTCCCGCGACCCTGGTCAGCGACGCGGTGTTCGCCACCCTGGCCGCGCTGTACGCCCTCGCCTCGCTGAGCCGGAGCCGGGTGCTCCTGGTGGTCTGCGCACTGATGTTCGCCGCCTGCGACATCACCTGGTGGATGTGGCCCTCGCCGGCGTTCGCCGACTTCTCCGATCCGTCCGACCTGATCACCGTCACCTACAGCCTGGCCACCGCGGCGGCACCGGTCTTCCTCGGCCAACTCGTGCAGGCCCGCCGCGAACTGTCATTGCGGCTCGCCGAGATCTCCCAGGCGCGCGAACACGGACGCGAACTGCTGGCCCAGAGCGTGCTGGCCAAGGAACGGGCGCAACTGGCCCGGGAGATGCACGACGTGGTCTCCCACCAGGTCAGTCTGATCGCGGTCCGCGCGGGCGCGCTGCAGGTGGGCAGCCGGGAACCGATGGCGCAGGAGGCCGCGGCCACCATCAGACGGCTGAGCGTGCAGACCCTGGAGGAACTGCGGCACATGGTGAGCGTGCTGCGCGCCGCCGGCAGCCGTCCGACGGAACTGACCCCGCAGCCGTCCCTGGCCGATCTGCAGCGGCTGGTCGACACCAGCGGTATCGAGACCGAACTGCACACCGACCTGCCGGACGCCCTGCCCGCGACCATCCAGCGCGCCGTCTACCGCACCGTGCAGGAGGCCCTCACCAATGTCCGCAAGCACGCCCCCGGAGCGAAGGCCGCCATCCGTATACGGCTCGCCGAGGGGACGGTACGGGCCGCCGTCACCAACACCGCGCCCACCCGGCCCGCCCTGCTGCTGCCCGGCGCCCACCACGGCCTGGCCGGCCTGCGCCAGAGAGCCGAGCTGCTGGGCGGCACCGTCATCGCGGGCCCCGCCCCCGACGGCGGTTACGAACTCCATCTGTGCCTGCCGCTGCAGCAGACGCGGTGA
- a CDS encoding response regulator encodes MIRVLVVDDEALIRTGFEHILSAADDIEVVGAVVGGQAVAAARRLTPDVVLLDIRMPDVDGLSVLAQLRLLPAAPVVAMLTTFDMDEYVAAALRSGASGFLLKDTDPVQLPVLVRTLAQGGVVLSSSITRTVVDGYLANGPQQAALRRVTQLTGREKAVLILIAEGLPNAAIAAQLHLSTGTVKDHVSALLSKLRVGSRVQAALLAERAGLLKPPSPQGEG; translated from the coding sequence GTGATTCGCGTACTGGTGGTCGACGACGAAGCGTTGATCCGCACGGGCTTCGAGCACATCCTTTCCGCGGCCGACGACATCGAGGTGGTGGGCGCCGTCGTCGGCGGTCAAGCGGTCGCGGCGGCACGGCGGTTGACACCCGACGTGGTGCTGCTGGACATCCGGATGCCGGACGTGGACGGGCTGAGTGTGCTGGCCCAGCTGCGGCTGCTGCCGGCGGCGCCGGTGGTGGCGATGCTCACGACGTTCGACATGGACGAGTACGTGGCCGCCGCCCTGCGCTCGGGAGCATCGGGGTTCCTGCTGAAGGACACCGACCCCGTACAACTGCCCGTGCTGGTACGCACGCTGGCACAGGGCGGAGTCGTCCTGTCCTCCTCTATCACCCGCACCGTCGTGGACGGCTACCTCGCCAACGGCCCCCAGCAGGCCGCCCTGCGCCGCGTCACCCAGCTGACCGGCCGCGAGAAGGCCGTCCTGATCCTCATCGCGGAAGGGCTGCCGAACGCCGCCATCGCCGCACAACTGCACCTGAGCACCGGCACGGTCAAGGACCACGTGAGTGCCCTGCTGTCCAAACTGCGGGTGGGCAGCCGGGTCCAGGCCGCCCTGCTGGCCGAACGCGCGGGGTTGCTCAAACCGCCGAGCCCTCAGGGGGAAGGGTGA
- a CDS encoding DUF418 domain-containing protein, protein MTHDAPSASAPALPSPVPRPSRPADVPLKSSAGRLIGIDLARGLAVFGMYAAHVGPEPAMGGPVGFLAELARGRSSALFALLAGFSLVLITGRPQSHTGRAGRQAVGRIVLRALILIAAGYALTALDTDVEVILSFYGLIFLLVLPLYRLRARTLALLAAASALLMPVLVYVVQQAIYDGDWADTIIAADPLARVSDTDGLLELLFTGSYPALTWMPFMIAGMAVARLDLTQARTRTRLALTGGGLAVLGYGGSWVALHLVTGAFSTIAAATDGGGAGSAWWSDTVGYPVDETPAVWLLVGAPHSQTTFSVLGNTGVALLVVAACVTVAARMPRLTRAVRPVTAVGMIALTAYVAHILAIDVVGMEEEPGPALVALTAFVTAAMLLATVWTRCFRRGPLEYVLYRTTRITRHIR, encoded by the coding sequence ATGACACACGACGCGCCTTCAGCCTCCGCACCGGCCCTTCCCTCGCCGGTCCCGCGGCCGAGCCGGCCGGCCGACGTCCCCCTCAAGTCATCGGCCGGCCGGCTCATCGGTATCGATCTCGCCCGTGGCCTGGCGGTCTTCGGCATGTACGCCGCCCATGTGGGCCCCGAGCCGGCCATGGGCGGGCCGGTGGGCTTCCTCGCCGAGCTGGCCCGCGGCCGGTCCTCCGCGCTGTTCGCGCTGCTCGCCGGGTTCTCCCTGGTCCTCATCACCGGCCGCCCGCAGTCGCACACCGGCCGGGCCGGACGGCAGGCGGTGGGCCGGATCGTGCTGCGCGCGCTGATCCTGATCGCCGCGGGCTACGCGCTCACCGCCCTGGACACCGACGTCGAGGTCATCCTCTCGTTCTACGGGCTGATCTTCCTGCTCGTCCTGCCGCTGTACCGGCTGCGCGCCCGCACCCTGGCCCTGCTCGCCGCCGCGAGCGCCCTGCTCATGCCCGTGCTGGTGTACGTGGTGCAGCAGGCGATCTACGACGGCGACTGGGCCGACACGATCATCGCGGCGGATCCGCTGGCGCGCGTCAGCGACACCGACGGCCTGCTCGAACTTCTGTTCACCGGCTCGTACCCGGCGCTCACCTGGATGCCGTTCATGATCGCGGGCATGGCGGTCGCCCGTCTCGATCTCACCCAGGCCCGGACCCGCACCCGGCTCGCACTGACCGGTGGCGGACTGGCCGTGCTCGGCTACGGCGGCTCCTGGGTGGCGCTGCACCTCGTGACGGGCGCCTTCTCCACGATCGCCGCGGCCACGGACGGCGGCGGGGCGGGGTCGGCCTGGTGGTCGGACACCGTCGGCTACCCCGTCGACGAGACCCCGGCCGTATGGCTGCTGGTGGGCGCGCCCCACAGCCAGACCACGTTCTCCGTCCTGGGCAACACCGGTGTCGCCCTGCTCGTGGTGGCGGCCTGTGTCACCGTCGCCGCCCGGATGCCGCGTCTGACGCGAGCCGTCCGGCCGGTCACCGCCGTGGGCATGATCGCGCTGACCGCCTATGTCGCGCACATCCTCGCCATCGACGTGGTCGGCATGGAGGAGGAACCCGGCCCGGCCCTGGTCGCGCTGACCGCATTCGTCACCGCGGCCATGCTGCTGGCGACCGTCTGGACGCGGTGTTTCCGCCGCGGTCCGCTGGAGTACGTGCTGTACCGCACCACCCGCATCACACGTCACATCAGGTAA
- a CDS encoding MarR family winged helix-turn-helix transcriptional regulator, with protein MQPNSPDSHEGPASDLQAYAVLLRALNSEFNRIAHSFAQANELHATDVHALAAILDASATDGEPMTPSRLRERLDLTSGAVTACLDRLERAGHISRTRESTDRRVVHLTYNAGARALAREYFSPLARSTEAARQKFTPEQLQTIADFLQALNSELSNER; from the coding sequence ATGCAGCCCAACAGTCCGGACAGCCATGAAGGCCCCGCCAGCGATCTCCAGGCCTACGCCGTCCTGCTGCGCGCGCTGAACAGCGAGTTCAACCGGATCGCCCACTCGTTTGCCCAGGCCAACGAACTGCATGCCACGGACGTCCACGCGCTGGCCGCGATCCTGGACGCCTCGGCGACCGACGGCGAGCCGATGACGCCCTCGCGCCTGCGGGAGCGCCTCGACCTCACCTCCGGAGCCGTCACGGCCTGCCTGGACAGGCTCGAACGCGCGGGCCACATCAGCCGCACCCGCGAGAGCACCGACCGCAGGGTGGTCCACCTGACCTACAACGCGGGTGCCCGTGCGCTCGCCCGTGAGTACTTCAGCCCTCTGGCGCGCAGCACGGAGGCCGCGCGCCAGAAGTTCACCCCCGAACAGCTGCAGACGATCGCCGACTTCCTCCAGGCCCTCAACAGCGAGCTGAGCAACGAGCGCTGA
- a CDS encoding MMPL family transporter, translating into MNTVRRPARWLVPLVLVVVWLGLGGAFGSYAGKLGDVSTNDQAAFLPQNAESTKVIEQQKAFAERETLPAILVWTAEGGGEVSTAQQGSATRILESLADVEGVESRPSPALRSQDGAALQGVVPLRPDLGEQLGDVLDELERAAGDVPGARVQIAGPAATQGDLGEAFAGIDGILLGVALAAVLLILLLVYRSVLLPFTIIISAVFALGIACAIVYVLADHDIVRVDGQVQGILSILVIGAATDYALLLTARFREELARSGDRFQAAWKALRDSFGAITASAATVALGLLALLLSDLTNNRALGPVGAIGIVCAVLTTLTFLPAVLALMGKVAFWPAKPRSADAETGGHGIWRRVAHWVDTRPRRLWMASAALLVAGAAFFPALQSKGVPLDELFVNDAPSVAAQETLGRHFPGGSGQPVVIIADADRRTEVTRAAASTKGVAEAQAVASSGRPGGKPLVVDGRVRIDAVLDAAPDSDSAKDTVQKLRDRLHTADADALVGGYTAQQYDTQRTAEHDRTLIIPVVLAIILLILVVLLRCLLLPVILVATVALNYLATLGIAGLVFRHGFGFSGTDASVPLYGFVFLVALGVDYNIFLMSRVREETLQLGTRQGMLRGLIATGGVITSAGVVLAATFAALIVIPLAFLAQIAFIVAFGVLLDTIVVRSLLVPALVRDIGPAVWWPGRLARRR; encoded by the coding sequence ATGAACACTGTGCGTCGACCCGCCCGATGGCTGGTCCCCCTGGTCCTCGTCGTCGTCTGGCTCGGTCTCGGCGGAGCGTTCGGCTCCTACGCGGGCAAGCTCGGGGACGTCTCCACGAACGACCAGGCGGCCTTCCTGCCGCAGAACGCCGAGTCCACCAAGGTCATCGAGCAGCAGAAGGCCTTCGCCGAGCGCGAGACCCTGCCCGCCATCCTCGTCTGGACCGCCGAGGGCGGCGGTGAGGTCTCCACGGCCCAACAGGGCTCCGCGACCCGGATCCTGGAGTCGCTCGCCGACGTGGAGGGCGTCGAGAGCAGGCCCTCACCGGCCCTGCGCTCACAGGACGGAGCCGCGCTCCAGGGCGTGGTCCCGCTGCGCCCGGACCTCGGGGAACAACTCGGCGACGTGCTGGACGAGTTGGAGCGGGCCGCGGGGGACGTCCCCGGGGCACGCGTCCAGATCGCCGGACCCGCCGCCACCCAGGGGGACCTCGGCGAGGCTTTCGCGGGCATCGACGGAATCCTGCTGGGAGTTGCCCTGGCAGCCGTTCTGCTCATCCTGCTGCTGGTCTACCGCAGTGTTCTGCTGCCCTTCACGATCATCATCAGCGCCGTCTTCGCCCTCGGTATCGCCTGTGCCATCGTCTATGTGCTGGCCGACCACGACATCGTGCGCGTGGACGGTCAGGTGCAGGGCATCCTCTCGATCCTCGTGATCGGCGCCGCCACCGACTACGCCCTCCTGCTGACGGCACGTTTCCGTGAGGAACTCGCCCGCAGCGGCGACCGTTTCCAGGCCGCGTGGAAGGCGCTGCGCGACTCCTTCGGGGCGATCACCGCCAGCGCCGCGACCGTGGCCCTGGGACTGCTCGCCCTGCTGCTCAGCGACCTGACCAACAACCGTGCGCTGGGACCCGTCGGGGCGATCGGCATCGTGTGCGCCGTACTGACGACCCTGACGTTCCTGCCCGCGGTGCTCGCCCTCATGGGCAAGGTGGCCTTCTGGCCGGCCAAGCCCCGCTCGGCCGACGCGGAGACGGGCGGACACGGGATCTGGCGGCGCGTCGCCCACTGGGTGGACACGCGCCCCCGGCGGCTGTGGATGGCCTCCGCCGCGCTGCTCGTGGCGGGTGCGGCGTTCTTCCCCGCGCTGCAGTCGAAGGGGGTGCCCCTGGACGAGCTGTTCGTCAACGACGCACCGTCCGTCGCGGCGCAGGAGACCCTGGGCCGGCACTTCCCCGGCGGCTCCGGCCAGCCGGTCGTGATCATCGCGGACGCTGACCGGCGTACGGAGGTCACGCGCGCCGCCGCCTCGACGAAGGGCGTCGCCGAGGCACAGGCGGTGGCCTCGTCGGGCCGACCGGGCGGGAAGCCACTGGTCGTGGACGGCCGGGTGCGGATCGACGCCGTCCTGGACGCCGCGCCGGACAGCGACTCGGCGAAGGACACCGTGCAGAAGCTGCGCGACCGGCTCCACACGGCCGACGCCGACGCCCTGGTCGGCGGCTACACCGCGCAGCAGTACGACACCCAGCGCACCGCGGAGCACGACCGGACCCTGATCATCCCCGTCGTCCTGGCGATCATCCTGCTGATCCTCGTCGTCCTGCTGCGCTGCCTCCTGCTGCCGGTGATCCTGGTGGCCACCGTGGCGCTGAACTACCTCGCCACGCTCGGGATCGCGGGCCTGGTGTTCCGGCACGGCTTCGGCTTCTCCGGGACGGACGCCTCGGTGCCGTTGTACGGGTTCGTGTTCCTCGTCGCGCTCGGAGTCGACTACAACATCTTCCTGATGTCACGCGTGCGGGAGGAGACGCTGCAACTGGGCACGCGGCAGGGCATGTTGCGCGGCCTGATCGCCACCGGCGGTGTGATCACGTCCGCGGGCGTGGTCCTGGCCGCCACCTTCGCGGCCCTGATCGTCATCCCGCTCGCGTTCCTCGCGCAGATCGCCTTCATCGTCGCCTTCGGCGTGCTGCTCGACACGATCGTGGTGCGCTCGCTGCTGGTCCCGGCCCTGGTGAGGGACATCGGCCCGGCCGTCTGGTGGCCCGGCCGCCTCGCGCGCCGACGGTAA
- the rox gene encoding rifampin monooxygenase, producing MIDVIVVGAGPTGLMLAGELRLHGVHVVVLEKLTEPTAETRGRGLHTRSVEVMDQRGLLDRFLAVSEKFQAGGLFGGIMKPWPDTLDTAHPYGLSTLQPVTERLLEERALELGAEIRRGREVAGLSQDEDGVTVELTDGTRLRSRYLAGCDGGRSAVRKLLGVGFPGEPATVETLLGDMELTADAATVEAVVAEVRRTQLRFGTIANGDGTHRVIVPADGVAEERATAPTLDEFKQRLRDVAGTDFGVHSPRWLSRFGDATRQAERYRVGRVLLAGDAAHIHPPTGGQGLNLGVQDAFNLGWKLAAAVDGWAPDGLLDSYHDERHPVGARVLDNTRAQITLLGTSAGAVALRELFSKLMDFEEVNRYVTEMISAVGVRYDFGEGHDLLGRRMRDIELKHGRLYSLMHDGRGLLLDRTGGLSVAGWTDRVDHVVDASEQLDVPAVLLRPDGHVAWAGEDQEDLLAHLPKWFGRAAG from the coding sequence ATGATTGACGTGATCGTTGTGGGCGCGGGACCGACCGGCCTGATGCTGGCCGGCGAACTGCGGCTGCACGGTGTGCACGTGGTGGTGCTGGAGAAGCTGACCGAGCCGACCGCGGAGACCCGGGGCCGTGGCCTGCACACGCGCAGCGTCGAGGTGATGGATCAGCGCGGGCTGCTGGACCGCTTCCTCGCGGTCAGTGAGAAGTTCCAGGCCGGTGGGCTCTTCGGCGGCATCATGAAGCCGTGGCCCGACACGCTGGACACGGCCCACCCGTACGGTCTGTCGACGCTGCAGCCGGTCACCGAGCGGCTGCTGGAGGAGCGGGCCCTCGAACTCGGCGCCGAGATCCGGCGCGGCCGTGAGGTGGCCGGACTGAGCCAGGACGAGGACGGGGTGACCGTCGAGCTGACGGACGGTACGCGCCTTCGTTCGCGCTACCTCGCCGGGTGCGACGGCGGACGCAGTGCGGTACGCAAGCTGCTCGGCGTCGGCTTCCCCGGCGAGCCCGCCACGGTCGAGACGCTGCTGGGCGACATGGAACTGACCGCGGACGCGGCGACGGTCGAGGCCGTCGTCGCGGAGGTCCGCAGGACCCAGCTGCGGTTCGGCACCATCGCCAACGGCGACGGAACGCACCGGGTGATCGTGCCCGCCGACGGGGTGGCCGAGGAGCGGGCGACCGCGCCGACCCTCGACGAGTTCAAGCAGCGGCTGCGGGACGTCGCGGGCACCGACTTCGGTGTGCACTCGCCGCGCTGGCTGTCCCGGTTCGGCGATGCCACCCGGCAGGCCGAGCGCTACCGGGTCGGGCGGGTGCTGCTGGCGGGCGACGCAGCGCACATCCATCCGCCGACCGGCGGGCAGGGGCTCAACCTCGGTGTGCAGGACGCCTTCAACCTCGGCTGGAAGCTGGCCGCCGCGGTCGACGGCTGGGCGCCGGACGGACTCCTGGACAGCTACCACGACGAACGGCACCCGGTGGGCGCCCGCGTGCTCGACAACACCCGGGCGCAGATCACGCTGCTGGGGACGAGTGCGGGTGCGGTCGCGCTGCGTGAGCTGTTCTCGAAGCTGATGGACTTCGAGGAGGTGAACCGCTACGTGACCGAGATGATCAGCGCGGTCGGGGTGCGCTACGACTTCGGTGAGGGCCACGACCTGCTCGGCCGCCGTATGCGGGACATCGAGCTGAAGCACGGACGCCTCTACTCGCTGATGCACGACGGCCGCGGCCTGCTGCTCGACCGGACCGGCGGCCTCTCGGTCGCGGGCTGGACGGACCGCGTCGACCATGTGGTCGACGCGAGCGAGCAACTGGACGTCCCGGCGGTCCTGTTGCGCCCGGACGGCCATGTGGCCTGGGCCGGCGAGGACCAGGAGGACCTGCTCGCCCACCTGCCCAAGTGGTTCGGGAGGGCGGCCGGTTGA